One region of Callithrix jacchus isolate 240 chromosome 16, calJac240_pri, whole genome shotgun sequence genomic DNA includes:
- the MED30 gene encoding mediator of RNA polymerase II transcription subunit 30 isoform X2 — protein sequence MSTPPLAASGMAPGPFAGPQAQQAAREVNTASLCRIGQETVQDIVYRTMEIFQLLRNMQLPNGVTYHTGTYQDRLTKLQDNLRQLSVLFRKLRLVYDKCNENCGGMDPIPVEVIFHDRGRMNISNLFHMWKKMAQRMMIGLAHLVLPVRRGEKLLK from the exons ATGTCCACCCCTCCGTTGGCCGCGTCAGGGATGGCGCCCGGGCCCTTCGCTGGGCCCCAGGCTCAGCAGGCCGCCCGGGAGGTGAACACGGCGTCACTGTGCCGCATCGGGCAGGAGACGGTGCAGGACATTGTGTACCGCACCATGGAGAtcttccagctcctcaggaataTGCAG CTGCCAAATGGTGTCACTTACCACACTGGAACGTATCAAGACCGGTTAACGAAGCTACAAGATAATCTTCGCCAACTTTCAGTTctcttcaggaagctgagattggTATATGACAAGTGCAATGAAAACTGTGGAGGGATGGATCCCATTCCAGTAGAGGTGATTTTTCATGATAGAGGGAGGATGAATATAAG CAACTTATTCCATATGTGGAAGAAGATGGCTCAAAGAATGATGATCGGGCTGGCCCACCTCGTTTTGCCAGTGAGGAGAGGCGAGAAATTGCTGAAGTAA
- the MED30 gene encoding mediator of RNA polymerase II transcription subunit 30 isoform X1, whose amino-acid sequence MSTPPLAASGMAPGPFAGPQAQQAAREVNTASLCRIGQETVQDIVYRTMEIFQLLRNMQLPNGVTYHTGTYQDRLTKLQDNLRQLSVLFRKLRLVYDKCNENCGGMDPIPVEQLIPYVEEDGSKNDDRAGPPRFASEERREIAEVNKKLKQKNQQLKQIMDQLRNLIWDINAMLAMRN is encoded by the exons ATGTCCACCCCTCCGTTGGCCGCGTCAGGGATGGCGCCCGGGCCCTTCGCTGGGCCCCAGGCTCAGCAGGCCGCCCGGGAGGTGAACACGGCGTCACTGTGCCGCATCGGGCAGGAGACGGTGCAGGACATTGTGTACCGCACCATGGAGAtcttccagctcctcaggaataTGCAG CTGCCAAATGGTGTCACTTACCACACTGGAACGTATCAAGACCGGTTAACGAAGCTACAAGATAATCTTCGCCAACTTTCAGTTctcttcaggaagctgagattggTATATGACAAGTGCAATGAAAACTGTGGAGGGATGGATCCCATTCCAGTAGAG CAACTTATTCCATATGTGGAAGAAGATGGCTCAAAGAATGATGATCGGGCTGGCCCACCTCGTTTTGCCAGTGAGGAGAGGCGAGAAATTGCTGAAGTAAATAAG AAACTCAAACAGAAGAATCAACAGCTGAAGCAAATTATGGATCAATTACGAAATCTCATCTGGGATATAAATGCCATGTTGGCAATGAGGAACTAA
- the MED30 gene encoding mediator of RNA polymerase II transcription subunit 30 isoform X3: protein MSTPPLAASGMAPGPFAGPQAQQAAREVNTASLCRIGQETVQDIVYRTMEIFQLLRNMQQLIPYVEEDGSKNDDRAGPPRFASEERREIAEVNKKLKQKNQQLKQIMDQLRNLIWDINAMLAMRN, encoded by the exons ATGTCCACCCCTCCGTTGGCCGCGTCAGGGATGGCGCCCGGGCCCTTCGCTGGGCCCCAGGCTCAGCAGGCCGCCCGGGAGGTGAACACGGCGTCACTGTGCCGCATCGGGCAGGAGACGGTGCAGGACATTGTGTACCGCACCATGGAGAtcttccagctcctcaggaataTGCAG CAACTTATTCCATATGTGGAAGAAGATGGCTCAAAGAATGATGATCGGGCTGGCCCACCTCGTTTTGCCAGTGAGGAGAGGCGAGAAATTGCTGAAGTAAATAAG AAACTCAAACAGAAGAATCAACAGCTGAAGCAAATTATGGATCAATTACGAAATCTCATCTGGGATATAAATGCCATGTTGGCAATGAGGAACTAA